DNA from Drosophila suzukii chromosome 2R, CBGP_Dsuzu_IsoJpt1.0, whole genome shotgun sequence:
AATATCGGGGGTGGCATTCGAAATGGCCTCAAAAGTGACTGCCATGAAGGTCTCGGAAAAATTGAACACGATGCCCACAATCTCGGAGAGGACTTCCAACTCGGTGACAGCGATCCAGAGGGTCACCATGGAACTGAGAAAGGTAAGGATAATAAACAGCTAGGAAAGAAGGATAAGACCAATTCGAGTTTTATCGAACAGGCGTGGTAGAGATTTGGGACTTCTTACTTGGTGATAGAACGGCGGCACGTCCGTCCGTGAATGCAGGAAGACCGCTACGGCCAGCGGGATCGTTATGCACGGCGACCACATCGAGATGCTGATGTTGAGGGTTATGTACCAGGTGTGATAGACACTGGCCACGGCAGCTGAAGGTCACCAGGGTTTAGAGATCAGATGCATGGGCAAAAAGGTCTCGCATACCTACAGTGCACCAGGGTAATGATCACAAATGGGTTCGTCACAATCTGCGTACAGTTGAGCAGCTTGCTCCAACCATGCTTGTCCTTCTCGAAGTCCACCACGGGAATAAAGAGCAGCATTACGAATACCAGGGGGCACCTGACAATCAGGTATAGTCGATTGCACTTACCGCCCAGCTGCCAGGCCTCCCCATCAATGGGGTTGAGGGAGTGGAGGAACTCCGTGAACAGCAGGAGATTTTTGGGGTTTTCCGAATTGTGCAGATTGGTACGATTGGCTTCGTGGTCAACTTCTTCGGGTCGTTCCTTCGGTCTGGGGGTAACAAAATAGCCGGCTTTCGTCGTATCGGAGAAGTGGTTACCAGAATTCCTGGACCGTCGATACTTGGTTGTATCACTGATTTGTATGTCATTCTCAACTTCCAACGAAGTCAATGTTCGCAGCTTAGCCTGTAGTTCTTTAGTCGGCGGGGGAGTTAAGTTTCCCAAGTGGTCCACTTCTTTTCGAAGTTCTGGGGGGTAGACAAGATCAGTTACTCTTccaaaaaaacagaagaaGTAATCCTTACTTTTGATGTAGAATCGCATTATAATAACATCGGCAATGTTAATAACCACATATACGACGTAAATAAAGAACAGCACTAAGGGATTGCTTATAAATCAGTGAAGCCTTTATGCGATTTGAACTATATTCTTACCGATTGCTTCACACATGGTCACTGCTCCCTCCTTGATCATAACAAATCGGAGGACCTCAACACCCAGCAGCAGAAACAAAAGATCTCGCATTGTGCAGTGTCCGTTCATTTTGAAAGGCCTTAGAAAACAAACTGTACCGCCACTCAGCAAAATGATGGCCAGGGTATTACCCACAGCTATGGTAAAGATCGGCGCATCCGCTCTCACGGGCATTAGATTAGCAATTATTTCAGGACTACAGTTGCCGAATGCTAAAAGGGTAACGCCCGCCAGGTACTCATTCATGTGCAGCTTCAGAGAGATTATCTTGAGGACTGGCGAAAAGCTGCGGATTCTCAAATAGGCGATGAAAGGCATTTCATATATGTGTATATCAAGGAACTTACTAGGCACCAATGTTGAAAGACATCAGCCATAGGAAAGCCACACAAATAAACGAAAATAGAAACATGAAAAGGACCTCTGTTGTTTTGTTATCAATGTGGATCGAGCAATACATCATCCTGAAGTAGTTGAATAAGTTTATAATGCGTTTGCAGTCACCGACTTGCTTGGCCATCTGGCAACGATACGAGTAGGGAAGTCTCATCACGGCTCTGCAGCTCATCTGTAACACCCGAAAAATAAGTGGATACAATTTAAACAAAAGCCTCTTACATTTTTGATAAAGTAGTGAAATTCGTAGTCTATTTCTGTAAAGttatatttaagatttttttcgTGCACACCCATTATAATGTTTTCCTTTATCCAAGTCAAAACAATTTgggaaaaattatttttactacTGACGGATGTCGAACAACACACCTTTTGATTAAATTTGTTCTAGAAAATCAGGCTTGCCAGCCAATGTGTCGGCTGCAGCCCATTGATAAAGAAAAAAGCCAACTTTAtagaatattaaataaatcaaaatcaGGAGATTGTGACGGGGTTTACGCCGAGGGTCTTCCCCTAATATGAGACTAAGCATGTGCCTTTGAGGAGCGCTGTAAATCAGCCATCAACCAACCGATAAGATGGTACGGCATTTGGACCGCGGATTGCTATATAAGCTCCCCCACCAAACCACCTTCTCCATCAAGCGATCGTCAACTATTACAGCTGGTAAGCATGGTTTCCAAAGTGGCTCTCCTCCTCGCCGTCCTGGTCTGCGGCCAATACCTGGCCCAGGGCGTCTACGTCGTCTCCAAGGCGGAGTGGGGTGGTCGCGGCGCCAAGTGGACCGTGGGCCTGGGCAACTACCTGAGCTACGCCATCATCCACCACACTGCTGGCTCCTACTGCGAGACCCGTGCCCAGTGCAACGCCGTGCTGCAGGGCGTCCAGAACTACCACATGGACTCCCTGGGCTGGCCCGACATCGGCTACAACTTCCTGATCGGCGGAGACGGCAACGTCTACGAGGGTCGTGGCTGGAACAACATGGGCGCTCACGCCGCCGAGTGGAACCCCTACAGCATTGGCATCAGCTTCCTGGGAAACTACAACTGGGACACCCTGGAGCCGAACATGATCTCCGCCGCCCAGCAGCTGCTCAACGACGCGGTCAACCGTGGGCAGCTCAGCTCCGGCTACATCCTGTACGGCCATCGCCAGGTCAGCGCCACCGAGTGCCCCGGCACCCACATCTGGAACGAGATCCGGGGCTGGTCCCACTGGTCTGCCTAGGCCTTGACATGAACCCTACCAAATAAATTTTGTACAAAAAGAAGATTTGTATTTTATCTGCGTTATACACCACAGTATTTCGTATTTTAATAGGGCTGTACTTCAATGTACTGGTTGTCCTGGAAACCATGGATCCACCGAAATTCAATGGCAGTCGAGTAAATGATAAACAGTATGAATAGGCACCACAGAAACACGCCAGCGGATCGCCGGGCAACGAAGTTAAAGGTCAAGGACCACCACATGGTGGTTACGATGGTTATTACCAGGAACAAATAGATAGTTTCACCCTCATCTCCGAACAAGTGCACTTGACCATCGGAGTTAAGTTTATTCTCCACCACCAATTCGATGCCAACGTTGACAACCATGTCTGCGGGAGAAATGATCGGATACGAATCCgtacaattaaaaaaattattagcCCCGAACCTTAGAAGTGTGAAGTCTGTATTTGTGTACTgtatttaagaaatattttctttgtgTGCAGATTCTTTTCTTAACTTATAAAAAGAATCGCCATCGactgaaatttaaaaaattcagTACCCTTTAATTTTTGAGTGTTACAATTACCCTAAAATCATTAATGTCGACTTAAAAAAAGACTTAAGATTTCTTAAAggtttaaaatgtaaataaaatattctCGACACAGATACACCTTTGACATCAAAGTTAGAAAATATGATCGCAGTTTTGTTGCCAACTTACTGAAAACTGAACCGCCAACAATGGCGCCAAAGGCCATCTTTCCAAAGCCGTGTTCGGCGAGATGAGCGTAGGAAATAAAGTCTGCCGTTGCAGCGGACACCGCGTTGAAGGTGAAGGCCATAAAGGATGGAGACAATTGAAAAACAATGCCGATTATCGATATAAGCACATCCATTTCCCAGGCACAAGTCCAAGTGAATATAATTACAGTGCCAATTGTAAGCACGCAATACAGCTAAAGGAATATTGGTTGCTCAAAAGGGTCTTGATAAGAAGGTATTCTTACGGGATGATAGAAAGGAGGAATGTCAGTGCGCGAGTGCAAAAATACAATTATGGCCAAGGGCGTCGTTGCCAATATAGACCACGTTGCCATTGTGAACTTGGGAATGTTATACCAATTATAGTAGTTGTCGGCTACGCTAGCTAAAATATAGAAACAAATTAGTTTTTCAGAAAagagttatatttttaataaacgATTAAAAAAGATTTGTGTCATGAGGTATATACAATTAATTCATCAAGAAACAAGAAGGAACGCTTTAGTCGAGCACCTACCAGATAGATCTGCTAACcgatttcaaaataaatatgcctCCAGATGACGCCACCCAGCTCTACTAACCACTTAAGGGCTGATTCTATCTTTTAATACGtaacaactttttgaaaatgtaagctaaatcaataaatcaaacCTAAAATTGTGGGTGCCACTGttggcgtggcaatttttcatttattttttattttaagtttaagttTCAAGTTGAGCTCTTAAAATACAAGGAAGACCGCTATAGTTGAGTGTTTCGATTAtgagatacccgttactaaaCTAAGGGGAGCGCAAAAGAGATGCAGAtgtgcaagcagcaaagcgacaTTTTCCGAAATAGCATGGCGCCACCCAGGGGCGATTACAATATTTGGTTATAACTTCTTTATGAATGGTCTGATTTTTGCTATCTGCTACAGCTTTGGGCGTTACATACTTTTCTCCGCATACATATACCGTCTTTTCTCTACGATAAACggatataaaaatataaaaaggcTACTGATTTTAGAAGGTTATTTAAATTATGTAAAGGGACCCCTTTAGACCCTTGCATTCTTTCTTGTTTCATTGTTCCAAATATAATAAGACGTACTTTACCCTTAAAACATAATTCAATTAATTAGATGTTACaactttaatattttcttaagTGTTGCCTAGTTTTCTGCGTATACGTACTTTCGATCAGTGTAATGATGACGAAAGGAGTGATCACGACTTGTAAGCTGTTCAGCAACTTGCTCCACCCATGCTTGGCCTTCTGGATGTCCACAAATGGAATTACCAACTTCATCAAAAATCGAATTGGGGCCATTAAGACCATTGATATGCGTACACATGTACCACTTATGCCCCACGCATCTGAGTCGATGGGATTGAGCGATTGAAAAAACTCCCTAAATAGGAAAAGATTTTTTGGATTGGACTTGCTGTGGAGAATTGTTCGGTTGCTTTCCACATCAACTTTCTTATGTCGAATAAGTGGCTTAGGTGTTACAAAAAAACCTGCGTCAAAAGATCTTTTGCGATATACTTTTGATTCAAGGATTTGGACTTCATCGTCTTCTTCAAGACtattcaaaaaaataattttctcAGCCAATTTACGATCGTGTTGATTGGATGATGGCGAGTGCCTCATATGTTCAACATCTTTCCGAAGttctttaaaatttaaataaattaatacgcgtttgaaaaataaaaagggTATTTAGTTTCATACTCACTTTTTATTGTGTACCGTTGAAGAACAACATCGACAATATTAACAATCAGGTATATTGGATAAATACATAGTAGAACTAAAGCAGTTTAAACATAAAATTCTTTATATAcgtaaaatttttaaatatattgacTAAATTTAACTTACTGGTACCCTTCACCCATGGCTTTTGATGAGTATCCTCAACGAAAAATCGCACCAGCTCTATGATGAGGACGAGAAAGAGAAGGTCCCGGAAAACGCTGTGACCATTCATCCTGAAAGGACGGATAAAGCACACCGCACCACCGCTCAGACATATGATAGTTAGGGCATTGGCCATGGCTATGTTGAAGGTAAGGGACTCCCGCCTGACAGGGGATAAGTTGACCAGCAGATCTGGAGTTgaattggccacgcccacgaGCATTACGCCAGCCATGTACTCGTTTATTCGCATCTTATGAGCAGCGATCTTCAGCGTCGGTGAAAAGCTGCACTGGCTGGGATTAGAAAGAACTCAGATGGTCTCATATATTTCTGAACTCACTAGTGGTTGATGCTCAGGTAGAGGATGCACAGGAAAATGCAGTAGATTACGCCAAACAGCAACATCACCGTTATTTCAGTCATTTTATTATCGATCTCGAAGGTACAATACATCATCACATAATAGTTAAAAAAGTTGGTGATATATCTGCAGTCGGTGATATGTCTGGCCATGTGGCAACGATGGGCGAAATGCAAATTCATCACGGCCAAGCAACTCACCTGAAACGCCTTCTAGTATGAAGAAACTATCACATACTTCGTTAGCCATACTCACGTTTTCCAAAAAATTAGTATAATTATGAAAACCTGATGGAAGTGTATTAGTTCAACACGAAAAGTTACTAGCTGGACATCCTACTTACTAAAGGCTTCCATATTCGCCTCCATTCTTAAAGAAATCGTGGCTAAAAAGCCGTTTGTCcttatgaatatatttttttttaattcaaaagATAGCCTGACATAGATTGAACAACTAACtcgaaatatttttgttaatttcgGTTCTACATTCAATTAAACAGGATAATTCTTCAGCTATCTTAAATTCCATTAAAAAGGGTCCAAAAGTAAGcaataatttaaattgtattcAATTCATATCTAAaacttttatatttaaaatgagAATGCACTTTTTGAGTGCCTGATGTTTTTTGACGGAGCCAACCATCAGACTTGATTAGGACCTTCCGCATGGCCGATTGAATAATTCAAAATCACCAGATTGGTAAGGTGCTTCCCCCAATACGAATCTGAGCAAGTGCCATCGATTAGTGTTGTAAATCAGTTATAAGCGACCCGATAAGGCGGGATTCTCGACCGCAGTTTGCTATATAATCGCCCCCACCAGCCCACGTTCTCCATCAAGCGATCGTCAACTATTACAGCTGGTAATCATGGTTTCCAAAGTGGCTCTTCTCCTCGCCGTCCTGGTCTGCAACCAGTACCTGGTCCAGGGCGTCTACGTCGTCTCCAAGGCGGAGTGGGGTGGTCGCGGCGCCAAGTGGACCGTGGGCCTGGGCAACTACCTGAGCTACGCCATCATCCACCACACCGCCGGCTCCTACTGCGAGACCCGTGCCCAGTGCAACGCCGTGCTGCAGGGCGTCCAGAACTACCACATGGACTCCCTGGGCTGGCCCGACATCGGCTACAACTTCCTGATCGGCGGAGACGGCAACGTCTACGAGGGCCGTGGGTGGAACAACATGGGCGCCCACGCCGCCGAGTGGAACCCCTACAGCATTGGCATCAGCTTCCTGGGCAACTACAACTGGGACACCCTGGAGCCGAACATGATCTCCGCCGCCCAGCAGCTGCTCAACGACGCGGTCAACCGTGGCCAGCTCAGCTCCGGCTACATCCTGTACGGCCATCGCCAGGTCAGCGCCACCGAGTGCCCCGGCACCCACATCTGGAACGAGATCCGGGGCTGGTCCCACTGGTCTGGCTAGATTACATCCTTAtaagataaataaaattgttagTAAAAATCATTCCAAATTCGATTCTTTGGGTGATCCGCGGAGATTGATTCGAGTACAGCCTTCTAAGTGACAGACAAGGGGAAATACAATTGGAAACTCCTGCTCCCATTATCCCTCTTCGTTTTGCAGTCGAGTCTCACGTTCAAGCTGTCAAAGAATTTATTCCCCCCATTTCACGAAAAGTTTTGAA
Protein-coding regions in this window:
- the LOC108019575 gene encoding mitochondrial sodium/calcium exchanger protein isoform X1, producing the protein MGVHEKNLKYNFTEIDYEFHYFIKNMSCRAVMRLPYSYRCQMAKQVGDCKRIINLFNYFRMMYCSIHIDNKTTEVLFMFLFSFICVAFLWLMSFNIGAYFSPVLKIISLKLHMNEYLAGVTLLAFGNCSPEIIANLMPVRADAPIFTIAVGNTLAIILLSGGTVCFLRPFKMNGHCTMRDLLFLLLGVEVLRFVMIKEGAVTMCEAIVLFFIYVVYVVINIADVIIMRFYIKKLRKEVDHLGNLTPPPTKELQAKLRTLTSLEVENDIQISDTTKYRRSRNSGNHFSDTTKAGYFVTPRPKERPEEVDHEANRTNLHNSENPKNLLLFTEFLHSLNPIDGEAWQLGGKCNRLYLIVRCPLVFVMLLFIPVVDFEKDKHGWSKLLNCTQIVTNPFVIITLVHSAVASVYHTWYITLNISISMWSPCITIPLAVAVFLHSRTDVPPFYHQLFIILTFLSSMVTLWIAVTELEVLSEIVGIVFNFSETFMAVTFEAISNATPDIIANSQLAMQGYGRMAFAAIIGGPVFAILISMSLAFIFNHRVREVGAHLWVYGDLGDNCYIFLVITIVTTLWWCVTFNFYARRSAGVFLWLIYLLFLIYAVCMEWELVHPFSRDEYIDPI
- the LOC108019672 gene encoding peptidoglycan-recognition protein SC1a, translated to MVSKVALLLAVLVCGQYLAQGVYVVSKAEWGGRGAKWTVGLGNYLSYAIIHHTAGSYCETRAQCNAVLQGVQNYHMDSLGWPDIGYNFLIGGDGNVYEGRGWNNMGAHAAEWNPYSIGISFLGNYNWDTLEPNMISAAQQLLNDAVNRGQLSSGYILYGHRQVSATECPGTHIWNEIRGWSHWSA
- the PGRP-SC1b gene encoding peptidoglycan-recognition protein SC1a; protein product: MVSKVALLLAVLVCNQYLVQGVYVVSKAEWGGRGAKWTVGLGNYLSYAIIHHTAGSYCETRAQCNAVLQGVQNYHMDSLGWPDIGYNFLIGGDGNVYEGRGWNNMGAHAAEWNPYSIGISFLGNYNWDTLEPNMISAAQQLLNDAVNRGQLSSGYILYGHRQVSATECPGTHIWNEIRGWSHWSG
- the LOC108019575 gene encoding mitochondrial sodium/calcium exchanger protein isoform X3 gives rise to the protein MGVHEKNLKYNFTEIDYEFHYFIKNMSCRAVMRLPYSYRCQMAKQVGDCKRIINLFNYFRMMYCSIHIDNKTTEVLFMFLFSFICVAFLWLMSFNIGAYFSPVLKIISLKLHMNEYLAGVTLLAFGNCSPEIIANLMPVRADAPIFTIAVGNTLAIILLSGGTVCFLRPFKMNGHCTMRDLLFLLLGVEVLRFVMIKEGAVTMCEAIVLFFIYVVYVVINIADVIIMRFYIKKLRKEVDHLGNLTPPPTKELQAKLRTLTSLEVENDIQISDTTKYRRSRNSGNHFSDTTKAGYFVTPRPKERPEEVDHEANRTNLHNSENPKNLLLFTEFLHSLNPIDGEAWQLGGQAWLEQAAQLYADCDEPICDHYPGAL
- the LOC108019576 gene encoding mitochondrial sodium/calcium exchanger protein, with the protein product MEANMEAFSFHNYTNFLENVSCLAVMNLHFAHRCHMARHITDCRYITNFFNYYVMMYCTFEIDNKMTEITVMLLFGVIYCIFLCILYLSINHYFSPTLKIAAHKMRINEYMAGVMLVGVANSTPDLLVNLSPVRRESLTFNIAMANALTIICLSGGAVCFIRPFRMNGHSVFRDLLFLVLIIELVRFFVEDTHQKPWVKGTILLCIYPIYLIVNIVDVVLQRYTIKKLRKDVEHMRHSPSSNQHDRKLAEKIIFLNSLEEDDEVQILESKVYRKRSFDAGFFVTPKPLIRHKKVDVESNRTILHSKSNPKNLFLFREFFQSLNPIDSDAWGISGTCVRISMVLMAPIRFLMKLVIPFVDIQKAKHGWSKLLNSLQVVITPFVIITLIETSVADNYYNWYNIPKFTMATWSILATTPLAIIVFLHSRTDIPPFYHPLYCVLTIGTVIIFTWTCAWEMDVLISIIGIVFQLSPSFMAFTFNAVSAATADFISYAHLAEHGFGKMAFGAIVGGSVFNMVVNVGIELVVENKLNSDGQVHLFGDEGETIYLFLVITIVTTMWWSLTFNFVARRSAGVFLWCLFILFIIYSTAIEFRWIHGFQDNQYIEVQPY
- the LOC108019575 gene encoding mitochondrial sodium/calcium exchanger protein isoform X2, whose translation is MGVHEKNLKYNFTEIDYEFHYFIKNMSCRAVMRLPYSYRCQMAKQVGDCKRIINLFNYFRMMYCSIHIDNKTTEVLFMFLFSFICVAFLWLMSFNIGAYFSPVLKIISLKLHMNEYLAGVTLLAFGNCSPEIIANLMPVRADAPIFTIAVGNTLAIILLSGGTVCFLRPFKMNGHCTMRDLLFLLLGVEVLRFVMIKEGAVTMCEAIVLFFIYVVYVVINIADVIIMRFYIKKLRKEVDHLGNLTPPPTKELQAKLRTLTSLEVENDIQISDTTKYRRSRNSGNHFSDTTKAGYFVTPRPKERPEEVDHEANRTNLHNSENPKNLLLFTEFLHSLNPIDGEAWQLGGKCNRLYLIVRCPLVFVMLLFIPVVDFEKDKHGWSKLLNCTQIVTNPFVIITLVHCSCRGQCLSHLVHNPQHQHLDVVAVHNDPAGRSGLPAFTDGRAAVLSPIPW